One region of Gilliamella sp. ESL0405 genomic DNA includes:
- a CDS encoding flavocytochrome c — MKLIGIVGTNAKESYNRMLLQFMQRHFANKAEIELLELTDVPMFNETDDQSNSPVIQNFNEKIMQADGVIIATPEHNHSIPSALKSIIEWLSFNLHPFDGKPVMIVGASYDVQGSSRAQLHLRQILDAPGVNATVMPGSEFLLGRAHQAFDEEGNLKSERTIDFLDSCFLRFLRFTQVVNLLNVPEEISYEPGKYSVTAPGHNGDLPMIVTLSSDRIESIDIDTQGESEGIADVVFKRIPSQILEGQTLNVDLISGASVTSNGVIDGVAKAIKMAGANPDVLRKRPKAPSAVDNSDALYTTDVVVVGAGGAGLSAAASILQEGKKVIVVEKFPAVGGNTVRTGGPMNAANPKWQNTFNAIAGESHTLSEIVAIDETTIDPEYLADFKALKDQINAYLAENKDKTGYLFDSPLLHRIQTYLGGKRTDQLGNVIYGQYDLVKILTDEALESVKWLEDIGVEFDKHDVTMPVGALWRRGHKPLKSEGYAYVSALQKYVEDHGGIIITDTAVKELIVDNGHVCGVIGQGLNNKKVTVEAKAVILASGGFGANTKMLKQYNTYWTEIDDDIKTSNSPAITGDGILLGQSVGADLVGMGFSQMMPVSDPDTGALFSGLQVPPQNFIMVNKQGKRFVNEYGSRDKLTQAAIDNGGLFYLIADEAIKKTAYNTSQEKIEKQIAAGTLFCADTLEELAEKLGMDAQVFKQTITNYNAYVDAKYDPEFGKDVFDLKVEIAPFYATPRKPAVHHTMGGLKIDTQTHVLDEAGHKISGLYAAGEVAGGIHAGNRLGGNSLTDIFTFGRIAGKTALKDLSSRMESNYGDGK; from the coding sequence ATGAAATTAATCGGAATTGTAGGCACGAATGCTAAAGAGTCTTATAACCGTATGTTGCTGCAATTTATGCAACGACATTTTGCCAACAAAGCTGAAATTGAACTATTAGAATTGACCGATGTGCCAATGTTTAATGAAACAGATGATCAATCTAATAGCCCTGTTATTCAAAATTTTAATGAGAAGATTATGCAAGCAGACGGCGTGATTATTGCCACGCCAGAGCATAATCACTCTATACCTTCAGCCTTGAAAAGTATTATTGAATGGTTGTCTTTCAATTTACATCCTTTTGACGGTAAGCCCGTTATGATTGTTGGTGCATCTTATGATGTGCAAGGATCATCACGAGCACAACTTCATTTGCGTCAAATTCTTGATGCGCCAGGCGTGAATGCTACGGTGATGCCGGGGTCTGAATTTTTACTCGGGCGCGCTCATCAAGCTTTTGATGAAGAGGGCAATTTGAAATCTGAACGTACCATTGATTTTCTCGATAGCTGTTTTTTACGTTTCTTACGTTTCACACAAGTTGTTAACTTACTTAATGTTCCTGAAGAAATCAGCTATGAGCCGGGAAAATATAGCGTGACAGCACCGGGACATAATGGCGATTTGCCGATGATTGTTACCCTATCGAGCGATCGCATTGAATCGATCGATATTGATACGCAAGGCGAATCAGAAGGTATTGCCGATGTCGTATTTAAACGTATTCCGTCTCAAATTCTGGAAGGTCAAACGCTCAATGTTGATCTTATATCGGGTGCTTCGGTAACCAGTAATGGGGTGATTGATGGGGTTGCCAAAGCAATTAAAATGGCTGGCGCTAATCCTGATGTGTTACGAAAAAGACCGAAAGCCCCAAGTGCAGTTGATAATAGTGATGCGCTATATACCACCGATGTGGTTGTCGTGGGTGCCGGAGGTGCTGGTTTATCAGCAGCAGCCAGTATTTTACAAGAAGGTAAAAAGGTCATTGTGGTTGAAAAATTCCCGGCTGTTGGCGGTAATACCGTTCGAACAGGGGGACCAATGAATGCGGCAAATCCTAAATGGCAAAACACGTTTAATGCTATTGCTGGAGAAAGCCACACGCTATCAGAAATCGTCGCTATTGATGAAACGACGATTGATCCGGAGTATCTGGCAGACTTTAAAGCTTTAAAAGATCAAATTAATGCCTATTTAGCAGAAAATAAAGATAAAACCGGTTACTTGTTTGATTCGCCATTGCTTCACCGAATTCAAACTTATCTGGGTGGTAAACGAACAGACCAGCTCGGTAATGTGATTTATGGTCAATATGACCTCGTTAAAATCTTAACTGATGAAGCGCTAGAATCAGTTAAATGGCTCGAAGATATTGGCGTTGAATTTGATAAACATGATGTGACTATGCCCGTTGGCGCGTTATGGCGTAGAGGTCATAAACCTTTAAAAAGCGAAGGTTATGCGTATGTTTCTGCGTTACAAAAATATGTCGAAGATCATGGTGGCATCATCATTACTGATACAGCCGTTAAAGAGTTAATTGTCGATAATGGACATGTTTGTGGTGTGATTGGTCAAGGTCTGAATAATAAAAAAGTTACCGTGGAAGCTAAGGCGGTTATTCTGGCTTCTGGTGGCTTTGGCGCCAATACCAAAATGCTCAAACAGTACAACACGTATTGGACTGAAATTGATGATGATATCAAGACCTCGAACTCTCCTGCGATTACTGGTGATGGAATTCTATTAGGACAAAGTGTTGGTGCTGATTTAGTTGGTATGGGATTTTCACAAATGATGCCTGTTTCTGACCCTGACACCGGTGCTTTGTTTAGTGGGTTACAAGTGCCGCCACAAAATTTTATTATGGTTAATAAACAAGGTAAGCGTTTTGTTAATGAGTATGGTAGCCGGGATAAGCTAACCCAAGCAGCTATTGATAATGGTGGATTATTTTACTTAATCGCCGATGAGGCCATTAAAAAGACAGCTTATAATACCTCGCAAGAAAAAATTGAAAAACAAATTGCCGCTGGCACACTGTTTTGCGCCGATACTTTAGAGGAATTAGCCGAAAAACTGGGTATGGATGCGCAAGTGTTTAAACAGACAATTACCAATTATAACGCCTATGTCGACGCAAAATATGATCCTGAGTTTGGTAAAGATGTGTTCGATTTAAAAGTCGAAATTGCCCCATTTTATGCCACGCCAAGAAAACCGGCAGTGCACCATACCATGGGCGGACTAAAAATTGATACCCAAACACATGTGCTTGATGAAGCCGGGCATAAAATCTCTGGTTTATATGCTGCCGGAGAAGTCGCAGGTGGAATTCATGCAGGTAATAGACTCGGTGGTAATTCATTAACAGACATATTTACGTTTGGTCGAATTGCCGGAAAAACAGCATTAAAGGATTTAAGTTCAAGAATGGAGTCTAATTATGGTGACGGAAAATAA
- a CDS encoding OFA family MFS transporter encodes MVTENKYTNRWLILIASTSILLCTGAIYAFSVFAGPLSIEKGWSMSEVMTAFAINSAVGPIPMILGGFLTDKGLAKWSSVLGGLLFALGFVLTGFVTSPFMLYITYGLLSGFGQGLAYSGCLSNTIKFFPDKRGLASGIITAGMGGAAIIAAPIGNALIEHYDVLSAFKFLGFAYMVVIIIASLFIKVAPANYQPAGWTPANNQQAKAIVNKNWQQMLKTPYFYLIFFMLGAGAFSGLMIASNASGIGQKMFGLTSAIAAFYVSLYSLSNCAGRVVWGTVSDKLGRNKTLDIIFSVIILAFVSFLFIPSQIGFAIGIIALGLCFGGVMGVFPPMVMENYGPINQGVNYGVIFIGYSSAAFFAPKLTADILANNGGNYTNAFYVAIGVAFIGLVLNMIYKWVKKR; translated from the coding sequence ATGGTGACGGAAAATAAGTATACTAATCGATGGCTTATACTCATTGCATCAACCTCTATTTTACTTTGTACCGGTGCAATTTATGCTTTCAGCGTGTTTGCAGGTCCTTTAAGTATCGAAAAAGGTTGGAGTATGTCAGAGGTCATGACTGCCTTTGCAATTAATTCGGCAGTCGGTCCGATCCCAATGATTCTCGGTGGCTTTTTGACTGATAAGGGACTGGCAAAATGGTCGAGCGTTTTAGGTGGATTACTCTTTGCGCTTGGCTTTGTATTGACTGGTTTTGTTACCTCGCCTTTCATGCTTTATATTACCTATGGTTTATTAAGCGGTTTTGGGCAAGGACTTGCTTACTCGGGATGTTTAAGTAATACCATTAAATTTTTCCCGGACAAAAGAGGGCTTGCTTCCGGTATTATTACCGCCGGTATGGGCGGTGCAGCAATTATTGCTGCACCTATCGGAAATGCTTTAATTGAACACTATGATGTGCTTAGTGCATTTAAGTTTTTAGGCTTTGCTTATATGGTTGTCATTATCATAGCAAGTTTATTCATTAAAGTTGCGCCCGCCAACTATCAACCTGCGGGTTGGACACCGGCCAATAATCAACAAGCTAAAGCTATTGTGAATAAAAATTGGCAACAGATGCTTAAAACGCCATATTTTTACCTCATATTTTTTATGTTAGGTGCCGGCGCTTTCTCCGGATTAATGATAGCCTCAAATGCATCTGGCATTGGGCAAAAAATGTTCGGATTAACGTCAGCTATTGCGGCATTTTATGTCAGTTTGTATTCATTAAGTAATTGTGCCGGGCGAGTGGTATGGGGAACGGTATCAGACAAACTAGGGCGTAACAAAACGTTAGATATCATTTTTTCAGTTATCATCCTAGCTTTTGTTTCATTCTTATTTATCCCTTCTCAAATTGGCTTTGCCATAGGTATTATTGCACTCGGTTTATGTTTTGGTGGTGTTATGGGCGTTTTTCCACCAATGGTAATGGAAAATTATGGCCCGATTAATCAAGGCGTGAATTATGGTGTTATCTTTATTGGCTACTCATCGGCTGCTTTCTTTGCGCCAAAATTAACAGCAGATATATTGGCCAATAACGGTGGAAATTATACTAACGCCTTTTATGTGGCAATTGGGGTTGCATTTATTGGCTTAGTATTAAATATGATTTATAAATGGGTTAAAAAAAGATAA
- a CDS encoding NADPH-dependent FMN reductase: MKFVGIVGTNSDRSTNRKLLHFMKTHFADKAEIEVCEIKSLPAFNEPSDKTPPAAVQALSDKIEAADGVIIATPEYDHSITAALKSVIEWLSYTTRPLINKCVMIVGASHGMLGSSRAQAHLRQILDAPELKARIMPSSEFLLGQSLQAFDEQGNLVYADKVKELDECFDEFLLFVELTNKLLQTGKFNTEQNKKFSWKQAAEEGASS; encoded by the coding sequence GTGAAATTTGTTGGTATAGTTGGGACCAATTCCGATCGTTCCACTAATAGAAAATTGCTCCATTTTATGAAAACGCATTTTGCCGATAAAGCAGAAATTGAAGTGTGCGAAATTAAATCATTACCTGCATTTAATGAGCCAAGTGATAAAACACCACCGGCCGCAGTTCAAGCGTTATCCGATAAAATTGAGGCGGCTGACGGAGTCATAATTGCAACGCCAGAATATGATCACTCAATAACAGCAGCATTAAAAAGTGTTATTGAATGGCTTTCTTATACAACTCGCCCTCTCATTAATAAATGTGTCATGATTGTTGGTGCCTCTCATGGCATGCTTGGTTCTTCAAGAGCCCAAGCGCATTTGCGCCAAATTTTAGATGCGCCGGAATTAAAAGCACGTATTATGCCTAGCTCGGAATTTTTGCTAGGGCAATCGTTACAAGCTTTTGATGAGCAAGGTAATCTTGTTTATGCCGATAAAGTTAAAGAATTGGATGAGTGTTTCGATGAATTTTTATTATTTGTGGAATTAACAAATAAGTTACTGCAAACAGGTAAATTTAATACTGAACAAAATAAAAAATTTAGTTGGAAACAAGCGGCAGAAGAAGGAGCATCATCATGA